The following are encoded in a window of Leptodactylus fuscus isolate aLepFus1 chromosome 9, aLepFus1.hap2, whole genome shotgun sequence genomic DNA:
- the LOC142218121 gene encoding DNA damage-regulated autophagy modulator protein 1-like, with protein sequence MKIRGLAFMPLLWVTWSLLGLCALVALTMILGHEKRPYISDTGKAFPESVVYMVVFLVTSIIGAGVASIQYKFMILRCEPSEKRYIIFQRVLYVIGWTVCIGTAINAIFSVKTGATAHRIGAGLAFVFGALYNLCQAACLYKRSFSSRRMCHFRLALALVTIVILLICILYC encoded by the exons ATGAAGATCCGGGGTTTGGCTTTCATGCCTCTCCTTTGGGTCACATGGTCACTATTGGGCCTCTGTGCCCTTGTGGCCCTGACGATGATCTTGGGCCATGAAAAACGACCATACATCAG TGACACGGGGAAAGCATTCCCGGAGTCTGTGGTCTACATGGTCGTCTTCTTGGTCACATCCATCATAG GAGCTGGTGTCGCTTCCATCCAGTACAAGTTCATGATCCTTCGCTGTGAACCATCGGAGAAGCGTTATATAATCTTCCAGCGAGTCCTATATGTCATTGGATGGACCGTGTGTATTGGTACCGCCATTAACGCCATATTTTCG GTGAAGACCGGTGCGACAGCCCACAGGATCGGCGCTGGATTGGCGTTTGTCTTTGGTGCCTTGTACAACCTGTGTCAAGCAGCATGCCTATACAAAAGATCCTTCAGCAGTCGGCGCATGTGCCACTTTAGGCTGGCATTAGCCTTGGTCACCATTGTAATACTGCTGATCTGTATCCTTTATTGCTGA